The following proteins are co-located in the Triplophysa dalaica isolate WHDGS20190420 chromosome 2, ASM1584641v1, whole genome shotgun sequence genome:
- the LOC130437831 gene encoding chymotrypsin-like protease CTRL-1 — MTMSSNTVVCVALALLLSLTGSVGQQDVCGQNSLNTRIIGGGDAIEGFWPWQVGIYTSRSNTIVCGGSLINKDWVLTSAGCSNSINRPDIIIYLGRLKRFGPNTHEVNRTVSRVITHPNYNSSTFDNDIALLQLSSSVDFTAHIKPVCLAAAGSEFDEGIQSWVTGWGVTESYPFPDTLQEAEIPIVSNNNCSIVYNNRINITDNMMCAGLTDGAKGSCLYDNGGPLVTKQSSRWIQAGIVSGIVSEYCDGSLPSVFTRVSKYQDWINTQIVNNQPGFITFPYYNNNTLDTTSSIPHITDVPDVPDVTDVPDIFSGSSPSLHLFPFYLTFTIISLIFCP, encoded by the exons atgacaatgagctcgaACACAGTGGTGTGTGTTGCTCTGGCTCTTCTTCTGAGTCTAACAG GATCTGTTGGTCAGCAAGATG TGTGCGGCCAAAACTCACTTAACACCAGGATTATTGGTGGAGGAGATGCCATTGAAGGGTTTTGGCCCTGGCAAGTAGGCATTTACACAAGCAGGTCTAATACCATTGTCTGTGGTGGGAGTCTCATCAATAAAGACTGGGTTTTGACTTCAGCAGGTTGCTCTAATTCTATAAATCG TCCAGACATTATAATCTACTTGGGTCGTCTGAAGCGGTTTGGCCCAAACACACATGAGGTTAATAGAACAGTGAGTCGTGTCATCACACATCCTAACTATAACAGCTCTACTTTTGACAATGACATAGCACTGCTCCAGCTCTCTTCTTCTGTGGATTTCACTGCTCATATTAAACCAGTCTGTCTGGCTGCTGCTGGTAGTGAGTTTGATGAAGGAATTCAAAGTTGGGTCACAGGATGGGGTGTCACTGAATCAT ATCCATTTCCAGACACATTACAAGAAGCAGAGATTCCAATCGTCAGCAACAATAATTGTAGTATTGTCTATAATAATAGAATCAATATCACAGACAACATGATGTGTGCTGGACTGACAGATGGAGCGAAAGGCTCATGTTTA TATGATAATGGAGGTCCACTGGTCACTAAGCAGAGCTCCAGGTGGATTCAGGCTGGAATTGTATCTGGAATTGTATCTGAATACTGTGACGGCAGTTTACCGAGTGTGTTCACCAGAGTGTCTAAATATCAAGACTGGATCAACACTCAGATAGTCAACAACCAACCTGGATTTATAACATTCccttattataataataacactcTTGATACTACTAGCTCTATTCCTCATATCACTGATGTTCCTGATGTTCCTGATGTAACTGATGTTCCTGACATCTTCAGTGGAAGCTCACCTTCTCTTCACTTATTTCCCTTTTACCTCACATTCACCATCATCTCTCTCATCTTCTGTCCATGA